One genomic window of Desulfuromonas sp. AOP6 includes the following:
- the pyk gene encoding pyruvate kinase, whose protein sequence is MFRRTKIVATVGPSCDTEEGLLALMEAGADVFRLNFSHGGHAEKTAIIKRIRKLSKRRQRAVAILGDLQGPKIRTGMLQGGTMELVAGSEVVLTTRSVEGGGGVIPTEYQDLPGDVAVGDRILLDDGLLELAVLQKDETDVCCRVVVGGTLTNRKGINLPGVAVSTPALTEKDKEDLAFCIREGVDYLALSFVRKASDVRELKDLLYRDKVALPIIAKIEKPEAVADFDAILEASDGIMVARGDLGVEMSPEKVPLIQKQIIRKCNKAGKPVITATQMLESMVNNPRPTRAETSDVANAILDGTDAVMLSAETASGRYPVAAVALMVRVAKDVEGDPELKDQVFHPLDEILGYRRLPEAIGQAAVRVAETIGAGAILAFTQTGSTAALVAKYRPNLPIYAVTPSPKVRRRLALYAGVRSIRVDIEGDTEAQIRSVEQAVLTSGVMQVGDVVVITMGSPVSAPGTTNLLKVHRLGTGHFYEVH, encoded by the coding sequence ATGTTTCGCCGAACGAAGATTGTCGCCACAGTAGGGCCTTCCTGTGATACGGAAGAAGGTCTTTTGGCTTTAATGGAAGCAGGCGCCGATGTGTTTCGCCTGAATTTTTCCCATGGCGGGCACGCTGAGAAAACCGCCATAATCAAAAGAATCCGTAAGCTCTCCAAGCGGCGGCAGCGGGCCGTGGCTATCCTGGGAGATCTGCAGGGGCCTAAAATTCGAACCGGGATGCTCCAGGGCGGCACCATGGAGCTGGTAGCCGGCAGCGAGGTCGTGCTGACCACGCGAAGCGTCGAGGGGGGCGGCGGCGTTATCCCAACCGAATACCAGGACCTGCCCGGGGATGTGGCAGTCGGTGACCGGATTCTTCTTGACGACGGACTGCTTGAGCTGGCCGTCCTGCAAAAAGATGAAACAGATGTATGCTGCCGTGTGGTGGTGGGCGGCACCCTCACGAACCGCAAGGGCATCAATCTGCCGGGGGTGGCTGTTTCGACGCCGGCTCTGACGGAGAAAGACAAGGAGGACCTGGCCTTTTGCATTCGTGAAGGAGTCGATTACCTGGCTCTCTCCTTTGTGCGCAAAGCCAGCGATGTTCGGGAACTCAAAGATCTGCTGTACCGGGACAAGGTCGCGTTGCCGATTATCGCCAAGATTGAGAAACCCGAGGCCGTCGCCGATTTTGACGCCATTCTGGAGGCGTCCGACGGCATCATGGTCGCCCGGGGGGATCTAGGCGTGGAGATGAGTCCGGAAAAAGTGCCCCTCATCCAGAAGCAGATCATCCGCAAGTGCAATAAGGCGGGTAAGCCGGTTATCACGGCAACTCAGATGCTGGAGAGCATGGTTAATAATCCACGCCCGACCCGGGCGGAGACATCCGATGTGGCCAACGCCATTCTGGATGGCACGGACGCCGTCATGCTCTCGGCGGAGACGGCCTCCGGCCGTTATCCCGTTGCGGCGGTCGCGTTGATGGTGCGGGTCGCCAAGGATGTGGAGGGCGATCCGGAACTGAAGGATCAGGTCTTCCATCCGCTGGATGAGATTCTCGGTTACCGCCGCCTGCCGGAAGCCATCGGCCAGGCCGCTGTTCGCGTAGCCGAGACCATCGGGGCCGGGGCGATTCTTGCCTTCACGCAGACGGGGAGCACAGCCGCCCTCGTGGCCAAATACCGGCCCAATCTGCCCATTTACGCGGTGACACCCTCGCCCAAGGTGCGCCGACGCCTGGCGCTCTATGCTGGCGTGCGTTCCATTCGGGTCGACATCGAAGGGGATACGGAAGCCCAGATCCGCTCAGTGGAGCAGGCCGTGCTGACCTCGGGTGTCATGCAGGTTGGCGATGTCGTGGTTATCACCATGGGCAGCCCGGTGTCCGCACCGGGGACGACCAATCTCCTCAAGGTTCACCGGTTGGGAACGGGTCACTTTTATGAGGTTCATTAA
- the queC gene encoding 7-cyano-7-deazaguanine synthase QueC, whose protein sequence is MKKKAVVLYSGGLDSTTCMAIAQAEGFVPYAMSFAYGQRHSVEVSKAMEYAKEIGAKDHHLVEFDLRRIGGSALTSDLEVPKEGVEEGNIPVTYVPARNTIFLSFALGWAEVLGAFDIYIGVNALDYSGYPDCRPEYIAAFETLANLATREGVEGRGRYRIHTPLMTLTKGEIIRRGLQLGVNYALTHSCYDPSPEGLSCGICDSCRLRLKGFAEVGVADPIPYAGRTDKR, encoded by the coding sequence ATGAAAAAGAAAGCCGTGGTTCTCTACAGCGGGGGACTGGATTCCACCACCTGCATGGCCATTGCGCAAGCGGAAGGCTTTGTCCCTTACGCCATGAGCTTTGCCTACGGTCAGCGACACAGCGTCGAGGTAAGCAAAGCCATGGAATATGCCAAGGAGATTGGCGCCAAAGACCATCATCTGGTCGAATTCGATTTGCGTCGTATCGGTGGCAGCGCCCTTACTTCCGACCTGGAGGTGCCCAAGGAAGGGGTGGAGGAGGGGAATATCCCCGTTACCTATGTACCGGCGCGCAATACCATCTTTCTCTCTTTCGCCCTGGGCTGGGCGGAAGTTCTCGGCGCCTTCGATATTTATATCGGTGTCAATGCCCTGGACTATTCCGGATATCCTGACTGCCGGCCGGAATATATCGCCGCTTTTGAAACCCTGGCCAATCTGGCTACCCGGGAAGGGGTGGAAGGCCGCGGACGCTACCGGATCCATACCCCGCTGATGACCTTGACCAAAGGGGAAATCATTCGACGCGGTCTGCAGCTTGGGGTTAACTATGCGCTGACCCACTCCTGTTATGATCCTTCGCCAGAAGGGCTTTCCTGTGGGATCTGCGACTCCTGCCGGTTGCGCCTGAAAGGGTTTGCCGAGGTCGGGGTGGCCGATCCCATCCCTTATGCCGGACGGACGGACAAGCGTTGA
- the folE2 gene encoding GTP cyclohydrolase FolE2, which translates to MPDMQKARDTRNIPIDKVGVKDIRYPIVVLDKSRESQHTVARINMYVDLPHHFKGTHMSRFVEILNQYRGEISIESLDTILQDMKDRLDASCAHMELEFPYFIEKEAPASGAKGLMEYQCQMIGTLGQEADFILGATVPVTSLCPCSREISARGAHNQRSAIHVQIRYRGHVWLEDLIAWVEACGSAPVYALLKREDEKAVTEQAYDNPMFVEDIVRAVTQKLKGVEEILWFRVECENFESIHNHSAYALVEWAR; encoded by the coding sequence ATGCCCGATATGCAGAAGGCACGGGATACCCGTAATATCCCCATCGACAAGGTCGGGGTGAAAGATATCCGCTACCCCATCGTAGTGCTGGACAAAAGCCGCGAAAGCCAGCACACCGTGGCGCGCATCAACATGTATGTCGACTTGCCGCATCACTTCAAGGGAACCCACATGAGCCGTTTCGTGGAGATTCTCAACCAGTATCGCGGCGAGATCAGCATCGAGAGCCTCGACACCATCCTGCAGGACATGAAGGATCGCCTCGATGCTTCCTGCGCCCATATGGAACTGGAATTTCCCTATTTCATCGAAAAGGAGGCACCGGCCTCCGGCGCCAAGGGGTTGATGGAATATCAGTGCCAGATGATCGGCACCCTCGGCCAGGAGGCCGACTTTATTCTCGGCGCCACCGTGCCGGTGACCTCCCTGTGTCCCTGCTCCCGTGAGATCAGCGCTCGCGGAGCCCACAACCAGCGCAGCGCTATCCATGTGCAGATCCGCTACCGGGGACATGTCTGGCTGGAAGACCTCATCGCCTGGGTGGAGGCCTGTGGCAGTGCGCCCGTCTACGCTCTGCTCAAGCGCGAAGACGAAAAGGCAGTCACCGAGCAGGCTTATGACAATCCCATGTTTGTGGAAGACATCGTGCGGGCGGTCACACAAAAACTCAAGGGGGTTGAGGAAATCCTCTGGTTTCGGGTTGAGTGCGAAAACTTTGAGTCAATCCACAACCATTCTGCCTATGCCCTGGTCGAGTGGGCGCGCTGA
- a CDS encoding TIGR04282 family arsenosugar biosynthesis glycosyltransferase — MENVNKGGFSGGEFPLDPLRHHLGILAKEPVPGRVKTRLSPPLTSAEAAQLYEVCLRETVQRLRETGVSLTLFYAGSEAYFRRTFPDIPLQPQEGNDLGERLERALCFLFRQGAAGAALVGSDSPDIPLHLVKEAFQFLAEETALTIPALDGGYVLVGERDHHPQLFRDIPWSTAHVLAETRRRVAELNLSYRELTPWDDVDDLPSLGRLLERSPASETACFVRAHLTKYLSLIEGLKRQRG, encoded by the coding sequence GTGGAAAATGTGAATAAGGGGGGTTTCTCCGGTGGGGAATTCCCCCTAGACCCTTTGAGGCATCATCTGGGAATATTGGCAAAGGAGCCGGTTCCCGGTCGGGTAAAGACGCGGCTGAGCCCGCCTCTGACATCGGCTGAGGCCGCTCAGCTCTATGAGGTCTGCCTGCGGGAGACCGTGCAACGCCTGCGCGAAACGGGTGTGAGCCTTACCCTTTTTTATGCCGGTTCAGAAGCCTATTTCCGCCGTACTTTCCCTGATATACCCCTGCAGCCCCAAGAAGGAAACGACCTAGGCGAGCGCCTGGAGAGAGCTCTGTGCTTCCTGTTCCGTCAGGGGGCGGCCGGCGCCGCCCTGGTCGGCTCGGACAGCCCCGATATCCCTTTGCACCTGGTGAAGGAGGCCTTTCAGTTTCTGGCGGAAGAGACAGCTCTCACAATTCCTGCCCTGGATGGCGGCTATGTTCTCGTGGGTGAGCGCGATCACCATCCTCAGCTCTTTCGCGATATTCCCTGGAGTACGGCCCACGTCCTCGCGGAAACGAGGCGCCGGGTCGCTGAGCTGAACCTGAGCTATCGGGAACTGACCCCGTGGGATGATGTCGATGACCTTCCCTCGCTGGGGCGACTGCTCGAGCGTTCCCCCGCGAGCGAGACGGCCTGTTTCGTGCGGGCTCATCTGACGAAATACCTGAGTTTAATTGAAGGGTTAAAAAGGCAAAGGGGTTGA
- the tolQ gene encoding protein TolQ → MDLILNAGPVVKLVMLILAYFSIVSWAIIFFKFREIHRATKDSSGFLDFFWSKKRLDVIGQGLKDFRHSPLTVLFREAYQELLKDQRRRDPDEEPAFSADLGRAESVARALRRATTQETQRLEKFLTFLATTGSTAPFIGLFGTVWGIMDSFRGIGQTGSASLAVVAPGISEALVATAIGLVAAIPAVVGYNHFVNKVNVLTGEMDNFSQEFLNIVERMGRRG, encoded by the coding sequence TTGGATCTCATCCTGAACGCCGGACCGGTCGTCAAACTGGTCATGTTGATACTGGCCTATTTTTCCATCGTCAGCTGGGCCATCATTTTTTTCAAGTTTCGTGAAATCCACCGAGCCACCAAAGATTCCTCCGGTTTTCTCGATTTTTTCTGGAGCAAGAAACGTCTGGACGTCATCGGCCAGGGACTCAAGGATTTCCGCCACTCCCCCCTGACAGTCCTCTTCCGCGAAGCCTATCAGGAGCTGCTCAAGGATCAGCGCCGCCGGGATCCCGACGAAGAGCCGGCCTTCTCCGCTGATCTGGGCCGCGCGGAAAGCGTGGCTCGCGCCCTGCGTCGGGCCACCACCCAGGAGACGCAGCGCCTGGAAAAGTTCCTCACCTTTCTGGCCACCACCGGTTCGACGGCCCCCTTTATCGGCCTGTTCGGTACCGTCTGGGGCATCATGGATTCCTTCCGTGGCATCGGCCAGACCGGCAGCGCTTCACTGGCCGTCGTCGCGCCGGGTATATCCGAAGCCCTCGTGGCCACGGCCATCGGCTTGGTGGCGGCCATTCCCGCCGTCGTGGGCTACAACCATTTTGTCAACAAGGTCAATGTGCTCACGGGCGAGATGGATAATTTCAGTCAGGAATTCCTCAATATCGTCGAGCGCATGGGACGGAGAGGCTGA
- the tolR gene encoding protein TolR: MEVGRRDGNSRRALSQINVTPFVDVMLVLLIIFMVTAPMMDQGVEVNLPEVAEAPTLEAANEPLILTVDKQGTISIGRSRVDNADKLVPVLEQILSTRKEKEVFLQADRDVPYGKVVQVMAAVRKAGVSKMGMVSQPPEP, translated from the coding sequence ATGGAAGTCGGTCGGCGTGACGGCAACAGCCGCAGAGCCCTGTCCCAGATCAACGTCACCCCCTTTGTCGATGTCATGCTGGTGCTGCTCATCATCTTCATGGTGACGGCGCCGATGATGGATCAGGGTGTTGAGGTCAACCTGCCGGAGGTCGCCGAGGCTCCGACCCTGGAGGCGGCCAACGAGCCGCTCATCCTCACCGTTGACAAGCAGGGCACCATTTCCATCGGGCGTTCCCGGGTCGACAATGCGGACAAGCTCGTCCCCGTCCTGGAGCAAATTCTCAGCACGCGTAAAGAGAAGGAAGTTTTTTTGCAGGCGGATCGGGATGTCCCCTACGGCAAGGTCGTGCAGGTCATGGCGGCCGTGCGCAAGGCCGGTGTCAGCAAGATGGGGATGGTGTCGCAGCCCCCGGAGCCCTGA
- a CDS encoding TonB C-terminal domain-containing protein, translated as MKTVKQTAPSAPRSTPASGLGRMLVLSLAAHLAVILSFTVGLIPLRQTPPREVYHVDLVNLPVKDPQAGRPDARPTETKKPEPPQPALPKPVPPAPKVEAKPAPKPAPKPAQKPAVPVKPKAKPAEKKTAAPAAQSDPLKAIEEMRKRQELDKAIEDLKQKADRLSQSDTRNSVASQAPVGMPTGKGTEAGPDHQAWISKHVKAGWTLSRHQVSRLDLVAVVRLQFDARGNLRHFEFEEKTMDAPFNNSIEQAIRQLPKLPNTSGPLTLTVIFNLEDLME; from the coding sequence ATGAAGACAGTCAAACAGACAGCTCCGAGCGCGCCTCGATCCACCCCTGCTTCCGGTCTGGGACGCATGCTGGTCCTTTCACTGGCGGCCCACCTGGCGGTGATCCTGTCGTTTACCGTCGGCCTCATTCCCCTGCGGCAGACGCCGCCACGGGAAGTCTATCACGTCGACCTGGTGAACCTGCCGGTGAAAGACCCGCAAGCCGGCCGGCCCGACGCCCGTCCGACGGAAACCAAAAAACCGGAGCCGCCCCAGCCGGCCCTACCCAAGCCGGTGCCACCCGCCCCCAAGGTCGAAGCGAAACCTGCGCCTAAACCCGCTCCTAAGCCGGCCCAGAAACCGGCAGTTCCTGTCAAGCCGAAGGCAAAGCCAGCCGAGAAAAAGACCGCCGCCCCGGCGGCGCAGTCGGATCCCCTGAAGGCTATCGAGGAGATGCGGAAGCGGCAGGAGCTGGACAAAGCTATAGAAGATTTAAAGCAGAAGGCAGACCGCCTGAGTCAGAGCGACACCCGCAACTCGGTGGCCAGCCAGGCGCCGGTGGGAATGCCGACGGGTAAAGGGACTGAGGCGGGTCCCGATCACCAAGCATGGATAAGCAAACATGTTAAGGCTGGTTGGACTCTAAGTAGGCACCAGGTAAGCCGTCTTGATCTCGTGGCCGTGGTGCGTTTGCAGTTCGATGCCCGTGGTAATCTGCGTCATTTTGAGTTTGAGGAAAAAACAATGGACGCCCCTTTTAACAATTCGATCGAGCAGGCCATTCGACAACTCCCCAAGCTACCGAATACTTCTGGGCCGCTCACCTTGACCGTGATATTTAACCTTGAAGATCTAATGGAGTAG
- the tolB gene encoding Tol-Pal system beta propeller repeat protein TolB: MMRTCWLLLVLLLVCSLPAPAAQIVISGPGKQAIPLAVTEFLPLSGQSARPEVARELDELLRGDFDFSGLFALLPRESYLSDASRLTLNSAEVNFEQWRLLGTQSLVKGGYAVRGDELIIEARLFDVGSRRMLTGRRYQGKLADLRRMGHTFADQVLKALTGEEGPFNTRIAFVGAHSGHKELYLMDVDGRNVKRITDHRSIVLNPDFSPVGKEILFTSYKGGNPDLYRKEIYSGREARFSYRRGLNIAGRYRADGKEVAATLSRDGNAEIYLIGMDSAIHKRLTNSWGIDVDPTWSPRGDEIAFVSDRLGNPHIFIVDVIKGEVRRLTREGKYNATPAWSPKGDRLVFSRLEGGVFDIYTIRPDGSDERRLTFGPGSKEHPRWSPDGRFIVYSSDPKGDKAIYIMRADGSGSRQISPAGGESRHPAWSSTW, from the coding sequence ATGATGCGTACCTGTTGGCTGTTGCTGGTGCTGTTGCTGGTCTGCAGTCTGCCCGCTCCTGCTGCCCAGATTGTCATAAGTGGTCCGGGCAAGCAGGCCATTCCCCTGGCGGTGACCGAATTTCTGCCCTTGTCGGGCCAGAGCGCCCGCCCGGAGGTGGCCCGCGAGCTGGACGAGCTGCTGCGAGGCGATTTTGACTTTTCCGGCCTTTTTGCCCTGCTGCCGCGGGAATCCTACCTCAGCGATGCTTCCCGGCTGACCCTGAACAGCGCCGAAGTGAACTTTGAGCAATGGCGCCTGCTCGGCACCCAGTCCCTCGTCAAAGGCGGTTATGCCGTGCGGGGGGACGAGCTGATCATCGAGGCCAGGCTGTTCGATGTAGGCAGTCGGCGCATGCTGACCGGGCGCCGCTACCAGGGCAAGCTGGCCGACCTGCGCCGTATGGGCCATACCTTTGCCGACCAGGTGCTCAAGGCTCTCACGGGAGAAGAGGGACCATTCAACACCCGTATCGCTTTTGTCGGCGCTCACAGCGGTCACAAAGAACTGTATCTGATGGACGTGGACGGCCGCAACGTCAAGCGCATCACGGACCATCGCTCCATCGTCCTCAATCCCGATTTTTCCCCCGTCGGCAAAGAGATCCTCTTCACCTCCTACAAAGGGGGCAATCCCGATCTCTATCGAAAGGAAATCTACTCCGGCCGCGAGGCGCGTTTCTCCTACCGGCGCGGGCTCAATATTGCCGGCCGCTATCGGGCCGACGGCAAAGAGGTCGCTGCGACCCTGTCGCGGGACGGCAATGCCGAGATTTACCTTATCGGCATGGACAGTGCCATTCACAAACGGTTGACGAACAGCTGGGGAATCGATGTCGATCCCACCTGGAGTCCTCGCGGCGACGAGATCGCCTTCGTTTCCGATCGCTTGGGCAATCCGCATATCTTCATTGTCGATGTCATCAAGGGCGAGGTCCGACGGTTGACGCGGGAAGGGAAATACAATGCCACCCCGGCCTGGAGTCCCAAAGGAGATCGCCTCGTCTTCAGCCGACTGGAAGGGGGAGTCTTTGATATCTACACCATCCGTCCCGATGGCAGCGACGAGCGCCGACTGACCTTCGGACCCGGCAGCAAGGAACATCCCCGCTGGAGTCCCGATGGTCGATTTATCGTCTATTCCTCCGACCCAAAGGGTGACAAAGCCATTTACATCATGCGGGCTGACGGCAGCGGCTCCCGCCAGATATCGCCGGCAGGGGGAGAAAGCCGACATCCGGCCTGGTCCTCCACCTGGTAA
- the pal gene encoding peptidoglycan-associated lipoprotein Pal, with protein sequence MNVRQFGKGIFLGVLVALLATGCAKKPAPGDSLESDQAGFTQETVPSDGGGFQEQSFDEQTFTEAPGLVDADVITGLERVFFEFDQYTLTEQSREVLANNAQYLKNNPGVKVVIEGHCDERGSDEYNLALGERRAAAAKNYVVSLGVAEDRMTIISYGEEIPLDPRTSEEAWAKNRRAEFKAVR encoded by the coding sequence ATGAACGTACGTCAGTTTGGAAAAGGGATTTTTCTGGGGGTCTTGGTAGCGCTGCTGGCGACCGGCTGCGCCAAAAAGCCGGCTCCGGGTGACTCTTTGGAGTCCGATCAGGCCGGCTTCACTCAAGAGACCGTTCCGTCCGATGGCGGCGGCTTCCAGGAACAGTCCTTCGACGAACAGACCTTTACTGAAGCGCCCGGGTTGGTCGACGCCGACGTGATCACCGGGCTTGAGCGAGTCTTCTTCGAATTCGACCAATACACGCTGACCGAGCAGTCCCGGGAAGTGCTGGCCAACAACGCCCAGTACCTGAAAAACAACCCAGGTGTCAAAGTGGTCATTGAGGGGCACTGCGACGAGCGCGGCTCCGACGAGTACAACCTGGCTTTGGGTGAGCGCCGGGCGGCCGCGGCCAAAAACTATGTCGTTTCTCTTGGCGTGGCAGAAGATCGCATGACGATCATCTCCTACGGCGAGGAAATTCCTCTCGATCCCCGCACCTCGGAAGAGGCCTGGGCCAAGAACCGGCGGGCGGAATTCAAGGCCGTTCGCTGA
- the ybgF gene encoding tol-pal system protein YbgF, with the protein MKGWKVIVLLGMLAVMTAGCIPTQRDLRMERDLEEMKRRLASFERNAALQRQAAPGERRLDDVGRQVADLQAALDTLRVDVQAVSGRMEDLSRQREESRQEMALIRDDLSLKVSSLEDRMAGLTAGAIPPAGSTMSASSPEFLYEEGLALIRQQGNFVEGRKRMSDFVQNHAAHPLAVNAMYWIGEAYYGEKKYENAILQFQDVIQKYPDNPKAAAAMLKQGLAFHALGDVKNAKVIMQKVMETYPKSVEAEKARERLAVW; encoded by the coding sequence GTGAAAGGGTGGAAAGTAATCGTGCTGTTAGGGATGCTGGCGGTCATGACGGCTGGCTGCATACCGACCCAGCGAGACCTGCGCATGGAACGGGATCTTGAGGAGATGAAGCGCCGGCTGGCCTCCTTTGAACGCAATGCGGCCCTGCAGCGTCAGGCGGCGCCGGGTGAAAGACGTCTGGACGATGTTGGCCGTCAGGTCGCGGATCTCCAGGCGGCGCTGGACACCTTGCGCGTGGATGTGCAGGCCGTCAGTGGCCGGATGGAAGACCTCAGCCGCCAGCGGGAGGAAAGCCGTCAGGAAATGGCCCTGATCCGCGATGATCTGAGCCTGAAGGTCTCTTCGCTCGAAGACAGGATGGCTGGCCTGACAGCAGGAGCGATCCCTCCGGCTGGCAGTACCATGTCAGCCTCGTCTCCCGAGTTCCTCTACGAAGAAGGTTTGGCGTTGATCCGCCAGCAGGGCAACTTTGTCGAAGGACGCAAAAGGATGAGCGATTTCGTGCAGAACCATGCCGCGCATCCCCTCGCCGTCAACGCCATGTACTGGATTGGGGAGGCCTACTATGGTGAGAAGAAGTACGAAAACGCCATTCTGCAGTTTCAGGATGTGATCCAGAAATATCCGGACAATCCGAAGGCAGCGGCGGCCATGTTGAAGCAGGGCCTGGCCTTTCACGCTCTTGGAGACGTCAAGAATGCCAAGGTCATCATGCAGAAGGTGATGGAGACCTACCCCAAGTCGGTAGAAGCCGAAAAAGCCCGCGAACGCCTGGCCGTCTGGTAG
- a CDS encoding RT0821/Lpp0805 family surface protein, whose translation MKKALALLTLLTMLLTSCAPTAGPKEETGTLLGATGGALLGAQVGSGRGRLVAVAVGTLAGALLGQEIGRSLDRADRLAMEQNAQYALEYTRTNQTTNWVNPDSGNSGTFTPVRTYQAAENQYCREYQQTVIIGGQQQLAYGTACRQPDGSWLIVK comes from the coding sequence ATGAAAAAAGCATTAGCCCTGCTGACCCTGCTCACCATGCTGCTGACCAGTTGTGCGCCGACAGCCGGCCCCAAAGAAGAAACCGGTACGCTCCTGGGCGCCACTGGCGGCGCCCTGCTTGGCGCGCAGGTTGGTTCGGGACGAGGCCGTCTGGTGGCCGTTGCGGTCGGGACTTTGGCCGGCGCTCTGCTCGGGCAGGAGATCGGACGTTCCCTCGACCGTGCCGATCGCCTGGCCATGGAGCAGAATGCCCAGTACGCCCTGGAATACACCCGGACCAACCAGACAACCAACTGGGTCAACCCCGACAGCGGCAACTCGGGCACCTTCACCCCCGTACGCACCTATCAGGCCGCCGAAAACCAGTACTGCCGGGAATACCAGCAAACGGTCATTATCGGCGGGCAGCAGCAGCTGGCCTACGGCACCGCCTGCCGGCAGCCGGACGGTTCCTGGCTGATTGTCAAATAG
- a CDS encoding MFS transporter, with product MEHPTATDQQRRRLVPLLCFIVFFSVLNGTMFNVAVPDIAAEFNLSPGEVSWVITIYIVAFALAAVTYGKLADLFPVRNLITIGLLFFNVGALLGYVADWYPLLIGARLIQAVGGGSIPAMGMLVATRYFPPDMRGRVLGAVASTVAFASGVGPLVGGLLAGSFDWRTLFLLSLMTLAAIPLFRRFLPAEAGSRGELDCLGAGYLAAAVVLLLLFVAQGEAWALPLGALALLIFVRHIRRHPAPFVPVSLFANSRYSLGLLTVFLAVGTVFGMFFLIPLLLRQIHQLDTLQIGLSLFPGAMAAAILGNIGGRLADRIGSSVVVRSGLVLLSIGFLWLASIAGHSAWAVALVLMVCYVGFSLIHAALAKTISLTLPHAQAGIGMGFYNLVFFTAGAFGAAVAARLLEMAPGVGAQALSATPYRLVFLLSAGTDLLALVLFHYRFRRSEETSP from the coding sequence ATGGAACATCCCACCGCCACTGACCAGCAACGCCGGCGCCTGGTGCCGCTGCTGTGCTTTATCGTTTTCTTCTCCGTTCTGAACGGCACCATGTTCAATGTGGCGGTTCCCGACATCGCCGCCGAGTTCAATCTCTCCCCCGGCGAGGTCAGCTGGGTGATCACTATCTATATCGTCGCCTTCGCCCTGGCGGCGGTCACCTATGGAAAGCTGGCCGATCTTTTCCCCGTACGCAACCTCATTACCATCGGCCTCCTTTTTTTCAACGTCGGCGCCCTGTTGGGCTACGTCGCCGACTGGTATCCCCTGTTGATCGGCGCCCGCTTAATTCAGGCGGTCGGCGGCGGCTCCATCCCGGCCATGGGCATGCTGGTGGCGACGCGCTACTTTCCTCCGGACATGCGGGGGCGGGTGCTGGGGGCCGTTGCCTCCACCGTCGCCTTTGCCTCGGGCGTGGGCCCGCTGGTTGGCGGCCTGCTGGCCGGGAGTTTTGACTGGCGCACCCTTTTCCTCCTCTCGCTTATGACCCTGGCGGCCATCCCCCTGTTTCGACGTTTTCTGCCGGCCGAAGCAGGGTCTCGCGGGGAGCTCGACTGCCTCGGCGCCGGCTACCTGGCTGCGGCCGTGGTCCTGCTGCTGCTCTTTGTGGCCCAGGGGGAAGCCTGGGCGTTGCCCTTGGGGGCGCTGGCCCTGCTGATCTTTGTCCGCCACATCCGCCGCCATCCGGCGCCCTTTGTTCCGGTCTCTCTTTTTGCCAATTCCCGCTACAGCCTGGGTTTGTTGACTGTCTTTCTGGCCGTGGGGACGGTCTTCGGCATGTTTTTTCTCATCCCCCTGCTTCTTCGGCAGATTCATCAGCTCGACACCCTCCAGATCGGCCTGTCCCTGTTCCCCGGCGCCATGGCGGCCGCCATCCTGGGCAACATCGGCGGTCGGCTGGCGGATCGGATCGGCAGCTCGGTGGTAGTGCGCAGCGGTCTGGTTCTGCTCAGTATCGGGTTTCTGTGGTTGGCCTCCATAGCCGGCCACTCGGCCTGGGCTGTCGCCCTCGTGCTGATGGTCTGTTATGTCGGTTTTTCGCTGATTCACGCGGCCTTGGCCAAGACCATATCCCTGACTCTCCCGCACGCGCAGGCCGGCATCGGCATGGGCTTCTACAATCTCGTCTTCTTTACCGCCGGCGCTTTCGGTGCCGCCGTGGCCGCGCGGCTGCTGGAAATGGCTCCCGGCGTCGGTGCGCAAGCGTTGTCGGCGACTCCTTATCGGCTGGTCTTTCTGCTGTCGGCAGGTACCGATTTGCT